A section of the Malus sylvestris chromosome 17, drMalSylv7.2, whole genome shotgun sequence genome encodes:
- the LOC126610664 gene encoding uncharacterized protein LOC126610664 produces MDSTMVVHEGGCHCKNVRWRVKAPSSVVATSCNCSNCSIRGTIAFVVPVERFKLCGDSEQFLTTNTFGTHTAKHMFCKVCGITSFYYQRENPDGVTITFRCVDPGTLTCVEIKYFDGKNWEV; encoded by the coding sequence atGGACTCTACAATGGTAGTACATGAAGGCGGGTGCCACTGCAAGAATGTAAGATGGCGAGTGAAGGCACCTAGCAGTGTTGTGGCTACGAGTTGCAACTGCTCGAATTGCTCTATAAGGGGTACCATCGCTTTCGTTGTCCCTGTTGAAAGATTTAAACTTTGTGGTGATTCTGAGCAGTTTCTTACAACCAACACCTTCGGTACTCATACTGCAAAGCACATGTTCTGTAAAGTTTGTGGGATAACTTCATTCTATTATCAACGCGAGAACCCTGATGGGGTCACAATCACGTTTAGGTGTGTTGATCCTGGAACACTCACTTGCGTTGAGATTAAGTATTTCGACGGGAAAAATTGGGAAGTCTAA